The proteins below come from a single Conger conger chromosome 10, fConCon1.1, whole genome shotgun sequence genomic window:
- the LOC133139244 gene encoding thyrotropin-releasing hormone receptor-like, with translation MPQSPLQVQVVTILLALLICGVGIAGNIMVVLVVLRTKHMMTPTNYYLVSLAFADLIVLLAAGLPNISDVVASWVYGYAGCLCITYLQYLGINVSSCSITAFTIERYIAICHSIKAQFICTVSRAKKIIAFVWVSTSLYCIMWFFLVDTNETVFADGVVVKCGYRVSRNLYMPIYFLDFTLFYVIPLIVATVLYGLIARILFMSPLPANPGDRVGNDSVHQGRSSSTIKVSCKSNKGAVTSRKQVTKMLAVVVILFALLWMPYRTLVVVNSFMDPPYLNTWFLLFCRMCIYTNSAINPIIYNLMSQKFRAAFKKLCKCKKQHPEKVAKYNVPVYYSVMKDSSHESPDHDDTEQEDMGGYSVATKKVNFTDKCKETGAMFSIA, from the exons ATGCCCCagagccccctgcaggtgcagGTGGTGACCATCCTGCTGGCGCTGCTCATATGCGGGGTGGGCATCGCCGGGAACATCATGGTGGTGCTGGTGGTCCTACGCACCAAGCACATGATGACGCCCACCAACTACTACCTGGTCAGCCTGGCCTTCGCCGACCTCATCGTCCTGCTGGCCGCGGGCCTGCCCAACATCTCCGACGTGGTGGCGTCCTGGGTGTACGGCTACGCCGGCTGCCTGTGCATCACCTACCTGCAGTACCTGGGCATCAACGTGTCCTCGTGCTCCATCACGGCCTTCACCATCGAGCGGTACATCGCCATCTGCCACTCCATCAAAGCCCAGTTCATCTGCACCGTGTCGCGGGCCAAGAAGATCATCGCCTTCGTCTGGGTCTCCACCTCGCTCTACTGCATCATGTGGTTCTTTCTGGTCGACACCAACGAGACGGTCTTCGCCGACGGGGTGGTGGTGAAGTGCGGCTACCGCGTCTCCAGGAACCTCTACATGCCCATATACTTCCTGGACTTCACGCTGTTTTACGTCATTCCGCTGATCGTGGCCACCGTGCTGTACGGCCTGATCGCCAGGATCCTGTTCATGAGCCCCCTGCCGGCCAACCCCGGGGACCGGGTCGGGAACGACTCCGTCCACCAGGGGAGGTCCAGCAGCACCATCAAGGTGTCCTGCAAATCCAACAAGGGAGCCGTGACGTCCAGGAAACAG GTCACAAAGATGCTAGCGGTTGTGGTCATCCTGTTTGCCCTGCTCTGGATGCCCTACCGGACGCTGGTGGTGGTCAACTCCTTCATGGACCCGCCATACCTCAACACCTGGTTCCTGCTCTTCTGCCGTATGTGCATCTACACGAACAGCGCCATCAACCCCATCATCTACAACCTGATGTCCCAGAAGTTCCGGGCCGCGTTTAAGAAGCTCTGCAAGTGCAAGAAGCAGCACCCCGAGAAGGTGGCCAAGTACAACGTACCGGTGTACTACAGCGTCATGAAGGACTCCTCCCACGAGAGCCCGGACCATGACGACACAGAGCAGGAGGACATGGGAGGATACTCCGTGGCCACCAAGAAGGTCAACTTCACCGACAAGTGCAAGGAAACGGGCGCCATGTTCAGCATCGCCTGA